One segment of uncultured Tolumonas sp. DNA contains the following:
- a CDS encoding 6-phospho-beta-glucosidase, which yields MKRFPENFLWGGAIAANQVEGAYDQDGKGLSVADVMPRGILNSTPVLDGELGNFPYHSAINYYQTYKTDNALFAEMGFKCLRLSIAWTRIFPNGDDATPNEAGLKFYDDLFDDLISKGMQPVVTLNHYDLPLGLVRNYGGWRSRELISCFERYAKTVFTRYQHKVKYWLTFNEINCVLHSPFTAAGLVLEGSENKLQIQYQAAHHQLVASALAVKACHEIIPDSKIGCMIAAWPTYPDTCNPDDSLKAMANDRQMLFFGDVQARGAYPAYAQRIFRENGFEIEMAAGDEAILKQYPVDYVGFSYYMSQVESVDPDRRAKTAGNLFGSLMNPYLKASEWGWQIDPKGMRIILNQLYDRYQKPLFIVENGLGAVDSVNEDNTVNDYYRINFLREHLEQVAEGIADGVELMGYTTWGPIDLVSASTGEMKKRYGFIYVDKDNEGKGSGQRLRKLSFDWYRQVIASNGERL from the coding sequence ATGAAAAGATTTCCTGAGAATTTTCTTTGGGGTGGTGCTATTGCCGCCAATCAAGTTGAAGGAGCTTACGATCAAGATGGTAAGGGGCTGTCGGTCGCCGATGTTATGCCGCGAGGAATTTTAAACTCAACGCCTGTTCTTGACGGAGAGTTGGGTAATTTCCCATATCATTCTGCTATTAATTATTATCAAACATACAAAACGGATAATGCGCTATTTGCAGAAATGGGATTTAAATGTCTGCGATTATCCATTGCGTGGACGCGTATATTTCCCAATGGTGACGATGCAACACCTAATGAAGCTGGTCTGAAATTTTATGACGATCTGTTTGATGATTTGATTAGTAAGGGAATGCAGCCGGTCGTAACACTAAACCATTATGATTTACCGCTAGGTTTAGTGCGAAATTATGGCGGGTGGCGCAGTCGTGAGCTGATAAGTTGTTTTGAACGTTATGCGAAGACTGTTTTTACACGTTATCAGCATAAAGTTAAATATTGGCTCACGTTTAATGAAATTAACTGCGTTCTGCACTCTCCATTTACGGCGGCTGGTTTGGTGTTAGAAGGGTCAGAAAATAAATTACAAATTCAGTATCAAGCTGCACATCATCAACTTGTTGCTAGTGCTTTGGCTGTGAAAGCCTGCCATGAAATTATCCCGGATTCTAAAATCGGTTGCATGATTGCCGCATGGCCTACTTATCCTGATACGTGCAATCCTGACGACTCGCTAAAAGCCATGGCAAACGATCGACAAATGTTGTTCTTCGGTGATGTCCAAGCTCGTGGGGCTTACCCTGCCTATGCTCAGCGTATTTTCCGCGAAAATGGTTTTGAGATAGAAATGGCAGCTGGTGATGAGGCCATTCTTAAGCAATATCCGGTTGATTATGTTGGTTTCAGTTACTATATGAGCCAAGTTGAAAGTGTTGATCCTGACCGTCGTGCAAAAACAGCGGGTAATCTATTTGGCAGCCTGATGAACCCTTATCTTAAGGCATCAGAATGGGGCTGGCAGATTGATCCCAAAGGCATGCGGATCATTTTAAATCAGCTCTATGATCGTTATCAAAAGCCGCTGTTTATTGTAGAAAATGGTTTAGGCGCCGTTGATTCGGTTAATGAAGACAATACGGTTAATGACTACTATCGCATCAATTTCCTGCGTGAACACCTAGAGCAAGTTGCTGAAGGGATCGCTGATGGTGTTGAACTTATGGGCTACACAACTTGGGGGCCAATCGATTTAGTGAGTGCGTCCACGGGCGAAATGAAAAAACGATACGGCTTTATTTATGTTGATAAAGACAATGAGGGTAAGGGCAGTGGCCAACGTTTACGCAAATTAAGTTTTGATTGGTATCGTCAGGTCATCGCAAGCAATGGTGAGCGCTTATAA
- a CDS encoding tannase/feruloyl esterase family alpha/beta hydrolase translates to MTLISNRLFLAPLVVSGLLCANNALANEWPVGSKQCQAMLKKQLPDVSIVTAKRIQAGKVQLDKSSALTGASGDGIALPAHCLVRGMIGEHTGADGKNYGIQFELRMPDNWQGRFMFQGGGGLDGFLGQAIGSVPSHGSTAMPSLSRGYAVVSMDGGHQGRDASFAVDQQARLDYAYAAIGKVTQQAKYLIANYYKDTIRYSYFMGCSNGGREAMLAAQRYPTEFNGVVVGNPGFRLSRAAIGEAWDTQQLLSIAPKDPQGRPIFSQALTQAELSLVSQAVLAKCDDKDGLKDGIINNYPACHFDPIELQCKEGQSTNCLAAAKVSVVQNVFGGAKDSQGKALYSSWPYDSGIDAPGWRSWKLGSSVDATKPDARNIVLGTDSLFHYYMTPAQNNADMTTFNFDRDPAKIDEMSALNDAVATQMSTYVARGGKMVIFQGLSDPVFSAHDIQKWYEATIANTSHGDMAQQRNWSRLFMVPGMNHCGDGPALDNFDPLTAIEGWVEKNNAPDYMSATGKAFPGKEQPLCAYPQTAHYVGGDSNKLTSYQCQ, encoded by the coding sequence ATGACCTTAATCTCTAATCGCTTGTTTCTGGCACCGTTGGTTGTCAGTGGTTTATTGTGCGCTAATAATGCACTAGCCAATGAATGGCCGGTTGGCTCAAAGCAGTGTCAGGCTATGTTGAAAAAGCAGCTGCCTGATGTTTCTATTGTCACCGCAAAACGAATCCAGGCCGGTAAAGTCCAGCTTGATAAGAGCAGCGCACTTACTGGGGCCAGTGGTGATGGCATTGCGTTACCCGCGCATTGTTTGGTACGCGGTATGATTGGTGAACATACTGGCGCTGATGGCAAGAACTATGGCATTCAGTTTGAGCTTCGCATGCCGGATAACTGGCAGGGGCGTTTCATGTTCCAGGGTGGTGGCGGGCTCGATGGCTTCTTAGGTCAGGCGATTGGTAGTGTACCTAGCCACGGCTCTACTGCAATGCCATCACTAAGTCGTGGTTATGCAGTAGTCTCGATGGACGGCGGTCATCAAGGCCGCGATGCCAGTTTTGCAGTCGACCAGCAAGCACGTCTCGATTATGCCTATGCGGCAATCGGTAAAGTAACGCAGCAGGCTAAATATCTGATTGCCAATTATTATAAAGATACCATTCGCTATTCCTATTTCATGGGCTGCTCGAACGGTGGCCGTGAAGCCATGCTGGCGGCACAGCGTTATCCCACCGAATTTAATGGCGTTGTTGTTGGCAATCCGGGTTTTCGGTTAAGTCGCGCTGCGATTGGCGAAGCGTGGGACACTCAGCAACTGTTATCAATAGCACCTAAAGATCCGCAGGGCAGGCCCATCTTTTCTCAGGCATTAACACAAGCGGAATTGTCATTGGTAAGCCAAGCCGTGCTGGCCAAATGTGATGATAAAGATGGATTAAAGGATGGCATTATTAATAACTATCCTGCCTGCCATTTCGACCCCATTGAGTTGCAATGCAAAGAGGGGCAATCCACTAACTGTTTAGCTGCTGCCAAAGTCAGCGTAGTGCAAAATGTGTTTGGCGGAGCAAAAGATAGTCAAGGTAAGGCACTTTATAGCAGTTGGCCATACGATAGTGGTATCGATGCACCTGGTTGGCGAAGCTGGAAATTAGGATCGTCTGTCGATGCGACAAAGCCGGATGCGCGGAATATTGTCTTAGGTACAGATTCCCTGTTTCATTATTACATGACACCAGCACAGAACAACGCGGATATGACGACATTCAATTTTGACCGCGATCCCGCCAAAATTGATGAAATGAGTGCGTTGAATGATGCTGTAGCAACGCAGATGAGCACTTACGTTGCGCGTGGTGGCAAGATGGTCATTTTCCAAGGGCTGTCAGATCCTGTTTTCTCTGCCCATGATATCCAAAAGTGGTATGAAGCAACGATTGCGAATACATCACATGGTGACATGGCGCAGCAGCGAAATTGGTCACGACTTTTTATGGTGCCGGGTATGAATCACTGTGGTGATGGCCCTGCGCTGGATAATTTTGACCCGCTGACAGCCATTGAAGGCTGGGTTGAAAAAAACAACGCGCCAGACTATATGTCTGCGACAGGAAAAGCCTTTCCAGGTAAAGAACAGCCACTTTGTGCTTATCCACAAACGGCTCATTATGTTGGCGGGGATAGTAACAAGCTGACATCGTATCAGTGTCAGTAA
- a CDS encoding alpha/beta hydrolase: MMNKQKILVVMSMLVLPLMSSAKNIDSQTIDVKMTVPPIRMESDLAYSLTYNNMGRPIQLYMDLIQPYSEKPSPAVVFITGGGFMDAPKSKFVGQRVDMARAGYVVASIDYRVVPMVTFPGPVEDAKTAVRYLKAHAAQFNIDPNKIAVMGESAGGYLAAMVATTNGNRDFDKGEYLDQNSDVQAAVDLYGLSDLTSVGADFSKDIQEAHKSPAIPEAMLVNGIPWQGGGSILSDLNKAKKANPITYISQKTPPFLLMNGDADNVVSPSQNKILHEALIKHDVKSTHYIVKGADHAGFLWYQPQIMDTVIKFLDENLKNKK; this comes from the coding sequence ATGATGAATAAACAAAAAATATTGGTAGTAATGTCTATGCTTGTGCTTCCACTGATGTCTAGCGCAAAAAATATAGATAGTCAGACTATCGATGTAAAAATGACAGTACCACCTATTAGAATGGAATCTGATCTGGCATATTCACTGACCTACAATAATATGGGTCGTCCAATCCAGTTATATATGGATTTAATTCAACCCTATTCTGAAAAGCCATCTCCTGCCGTAGTATTTATTACAGGCGGTGGATTTATGGATGCACCGAAATCTAAATTTGTCGGGCAACGAGTTGATATGGCGCGAGCGGGCTATGTTGTTGCAAGCATTGATTATCGTGTCGTTCCAATGGTCACATTCCCTGGGCCTGTGGAAGATGCTAAAACGGCAGTTCGATATTTGAAAGCGCATGCAGCACAATTTAATATTGATCCAAATAAAATTGCGGTCATGGGTGAATCTGCTGGCGGTTATTTAGCTGCAATGGTTGCGACAACTAATGGCAATCGTGATTTTGATAAGGGTGAATATCTCGACCAAAATAGTGATGTGCAAGCTGCGGTTGATTTATATGGGTTGTCAGACCTGACGAGTGTCGGTGCTGACTTTTCTAAAGATATTCAAGAAGCACACAAATCACCGGCGATACCTGAAGCAATGTTAGTGAACGGTATTCCATGGCAGGGTGGTGGTTCGATTCTAAGTGATTTGAATAAAGCAAAGAAAGCGAACCCAATTACTTATATATCACAAAAAACACCACCATTTTTATTGATGAATGGTGATGCGGATAATGTGGTATCACCGAGCCAAAATAAAATACTGCATGAAGCCTTAATCAAACATGATGTTAAATCAACACATTATATTGTGAAGGGTGCTGATCATGCCGGTTTTTTATGGTATCAACCACAAATCATGGATACGGTAATTAAATTTTTAGATGAAAATCTGAAAAATAAGAAATAG
- a CDS encoding PTS sugar transporter subunit IIB → MKKIFLCCAAGMSTSMVMNKMKQAAETKGVDVQIIAVAMDDFDRTLPLYDCCLLGPQIKYKFEEFKKKADSAGKKIAVINNMDYGMMRGDKILADALALLA, encoded by the coding sequence ATGAAAAAAATATTTTTGTGCTGTGCTGCTGGCATGTCAACCAGTATGGTGATGAATAAAATGAAACAAGCCGCCGAGACAAAAGGTGTTGATGTTCAGATCATTGCTGTCGCCATGGATGATTTTGATAGAACACTGCCTCTGTATGATTGCTGCTTATTGGGCCCGCAGATCAAATACAAATTTGAAGAATTTAAGAAAAAAGCAGATTCAGCAGGTAAAAAAATCGCCGTTATTAATAACATGGATTACGGCATGATGCGTGGCGATAAAATTCTTGCCGATGCATTAGCGTTGTTAGCTTAA
- a CDS encoding AraC family transcriptional regulator, with product MAEFQLQQDISWLANLVSNIAQTDGDFYTPIPELVLCRCSTTKTPIPCTFGLGLGVIVQGGKRVTLGGDVSDHKAGQSVITTLELPMISYVTDVSSEKPYLGIWLKLDPQIICQLDAEMEPIVSHHKPSLRAISIATLDEGIKDALTRLIRLLNEPYLLSYIVPLIQREIVIRLLNSEHGPNLRKLAVAECPSQQISKVVGWLKQNYTENVPIDDLANKAYMSPSVFRQHFRAVVGISPLQYVKNLRLQNARQLMINEDLDAASAALRVGYESPSQFSREYRRLFGEPPSRDIKRILKSAWPKESHLF from the coding sequence ATGGCAGAGTTTCAATTGCAACAAGATATCAGTTGGCTGGCTAACTTAGTCAGCAATATTGCACAAACTGATGGTGACTTTTATACACCGATCCCTGAATTGGTACTTTGCCGGTGTAGTACTACTAAGACGCCGATACCCTGTACATTTGGTTTGGGGCTTGGCGTCATTGTGCAAGGAGGAAAACGGGTCACATTGGGAGGAGACGTTTCTGACCACAAGGCTGGACAGTCAGTTATTACGACTTTAGAACTACCAATGATTTCATATGTAACGGATGTGAGTTCGGAAAAACCTTATTTAGGCATCTGGCTAAAGTTGGATCCTCAAATCATCTGCCAATTAGACGCAGAAATGGAACCCATAGTTTCACACCATAAGCCATCCCTGCGGGCGATATCCATTGCGACGCTCGATGAAGGTATAAAAGATGCTCTAACCCGGTTGATCCGGTTGCTCAATGAACCATATCTACTTTCTTATATCGTCCCGCTAATTCAACGAGAGATAGTCATTCGTTTACTCAATAGCGAGCATGGCCCAAATTTGCGCAAACTCGCTGTGGCTGAATGCCCAAGTCAGCAAATATCAAAAGTTGTTGGCTGGCTAAAGCAGAACTACACAGAGAATGTGCCGATAGACGACCTTGCAAATAAAGCTTACATGAGTCCATCTGTTTTCCGACAGCATTTCCGAGCAGTCGTTGGTATAAGCCCCTTACAATATGTGAAGAATTTACGTCTACAAAATGCTCGCCAACTGATGATTAATGAAGACCTCGATGCCGCCAGTGCAGCACTTCGTGTTGGATATGAGAGCCCGTCCCAATTTAGTCGGGAATATCGTCGACTATTCGGAGAGCCGCCAAGTCGCGACATTAAACGAATATTGAAATCTGCCTGGCCAAAAGAAAGTCATCTCTTTTGA
- a CDS encoding carbohydrate porin has translation MQKRKIAVLVSTYLISASAAHAIPLSDDKSLEFHGYGMVAGDFKSDYDRPKSMRLHMDPTGPHQDPRGKMGDLGNTYWHDYFSSLAVTKKWQDVGAPGQSADFTYQMVGYGDKGFETAQMYGNFAGVTVLPKDSKIWIGRRYLDERVGVFAYNTKEVHFDSALGYTSPDFDLAVGTAQVEWSGSARPAEAVEGGRRIADAVYRLGATELGITYVEELDDPVRQQEEQNATSLSAKYTLPSFFGLTSGNTIFKAQYGKGVIAQYLNTSRISQISEQGDSSMRFTMDGTIDAIDGFIIKPALIVEYTNRDETASRVSSLIDVDGHADHHYGSADETGVFAGFDVQQKLNQNWSMLYEANVNNTQNKDGNNGVNGTAYKFAMGPALQLQVQPGVAPIASLTAAYVGGDQAITELPTASEWRFGYRMEVWF, from the coding sequence ATGCAAAAAAGGAAAATTGCTGTATTAGTCAGTACCTATTTAATTTCTGCATCAGCAGCACATGCAATTCCATTATCAGATGATAAAAGTCTAGAATTTCATGGTTACGGCATGGTCGCAGGTGATTTTAAAAGTGATTATGATCGCCCTAAAAGCATGAGATTACACATGGACCCAACAGGACCTCATCAAGACCCTCGTGGCAAAATGGGGGATTTGGGGAATACCTACTGGCACGATTATTTTTCATCATTAGCGGTAACAAAAAAATGGCAAGACGTTGGTGCTCCGGGTCAATCGGCGGACTTTACTTATCAAATGGTTGGCTATGGTGATAAGGGTTTTGAAACAGCACAAATGTATGGCAATTTTGCTGGTGTTACAGTGTTACCAAAGGATTCTAAAATTTGGATTGGCCGTCGTTATTTGGACGAACGCGTCGGTGTGTTTGCTTACAACACCAAGGAAGTTCATTTTGATTCAGCGCTTGGTTATACCAGCCCTGATTTCGATCTTGCTGTGGGTACGGCACAGGTTGAATGGTCGGGTAGTGCTCGCCCAGCTGAAGCGGTTGAAGGTGGGCGTCGCATCGCAGATGCTGTTTATCGGTTGGGGGCGACAGAATTGGGTATTACCTATGTTGAAGAACTGGATGATCCAGTTAGACAACAAGAGGAACAAAATGCAACCAGTCTTTCAGCTAAATACACATTGCCTTCATTTTTCGGTTTAACCAGCGGTAATACCATTTTTAAAGCACAGTATGGTAAGGGTGTTATTGCGCAATATCTGAATACCAGTCGTATTAGTCAAATCAGTGAGCAAGGTGATTCCTCTATGCGCTTTACGATGGACGGCACTATTGATGCGATTGATGGATTTATCATTAAACCTGCTTTGATTGTTGAATATACCAATCGAGATGAAACAGCTTCAAGAGTGAGTTCCCTGATTGATGTTGATGGTCATGCTGATCATCACTATGGTTCCGCCGATGAGACGGGTGTTTTCGCTGGTTTTGATGTTCAACAAAAGTTGAATCAAAATTGGTCGATGCTCTATGAAGCAAATGTAAATAACACGCAAAACAAAGATGGTAATAACGGAGTGAATGGTACTGCATATAAATTTGCAATGGGACCTGCTCTGCAATTACAAGTCCAGCCAGGTGTCGCCCCCATTGCTAGTTTGACTGCCGCATATGTCGGTGGTGATCAAGCCATTACTGAATTACCAACAGCTTCTGAATGGCGTTTTGGTTATCGCATGGAAGTGTGGTTCTAA
- a CDS encoding NADH-dependent flavin oxidoreductase, giving the protein MAQNKSQLFQPFTFPNGVSLRNRAVMAPMTTWSANPDSTVSDQEIAYYRARVNGVGMVVTGCTSVTPNGIGFTGEFASYDDCFIPSLHRLAEATKSGGALSVLQIFHAGNKAVPQLIPNARVVSASALTVPPGPFSDGEVTSEALNQEEIKEIISAFGETTRRAIEAGFDGIELHGAHGFLIQNFFSPFFNQRNDEWGGSLENRMRFPLAVVHEVKRVIAEHAKRPFVLGYRISPEELEDGGLRLDDSYVLIDRLIESGVDYIHASLFDIKNAKPINSTGEQTIGELLATYVGDRAPLIAAGLVRTLEDADKALASGLKLVAIGQGLVMNPNWLELTREGREEEINITLDPERVPQLVIPNKLWEVIQMAKGWFKLANEINGVLD; this is encoded by the coding sequence ATGGCTCAAAATAAATCGCAACTATTTCAGCCTTTTACTTTCCCAAATGGGGTAAGTTTACGCAATCGTGCAGTAATGGCGCCAATGACAACGTGGTCAGCTAATCCAGACAGCACTGTTTCTGACCAAGAAATTGCGTACTACCGCGCACGTGTCAATGGTGTTGGTATGGTCGTGACAGGTTGCACTAGCGTGACACCTAATGGTATTGGCTTTACGGGTGAATTCGCCAGCTACGATGATTGCTTTATCCCCAGCCTTCATCGTTTAGCAGAAGCAACTAAAAGTGGTGGTGCGCTTTCTGTCTTGCAAATATTTCATGCAGGAAACAAAGCTGTGCCACAACTTATACCGAATGCACGTGTGGTTAGTGCAAGCGCGTTGACAGTGCCTCCAGGTCCGTTCAGTGATGGAGAAGTGACCAGTGAAGCGCTTAATCAGGAAGAAATTAAAGAAATCATTTCGGCTTTCGGTGAAACGACGCGCAGAGCTATCGAAGCTGGCTTCGATGGTATAGAGCTACACGGGGCTCATGGTTTTCTTATACAGAACTTTTTCTCTCCTTTCTTCAATCAACGCAATGATGAATGGGGCGGTTCACTCGAAAACCGTATGCGTTTCCCGCTGGCAGTGGTCCATGAAGTGAAACGAGTGATTGCTGAACATGCCAAGCGCCCTTTCGTATTAGGTTACCGCATTTCGCCAGAGGAACTCGAAGACGGAGGTTTACGCCTTGATGACTCATATGTGCTCATCGATCGATTGATAGAGAGTGGTGTTGATTACATTCATGCATCTCTTTTTGATATCAAAAATGCGAAACCGATCAACTCGACTGGCGAACAAACCATCGGCGAATTGCTTGCTACATATGTTGGCGATCGAGCACCTCTGATCGCCGCTGGTCTTGTCCGTACACTGGAAGATGCTGACAAAGCCTTAGCTAGCGGCTTAAAACTCGTTGCGATCGGACAAGGTTTGGTCATGAACCCGAACTGGCTCGAACTTACCCGAGAAGGCCGCGAAGAAGAAATTAACATCACTCTCGATCCTGAGCGTGTACCACAGTTAGTCATTCCCAATAAGTTATGGGAAGTCATTCAAATGGCGAAGGGGTGGTTTAAGCTAGCTAATGAAATAAATGGTGTTTTGGATTGA
- a CDS encoding PTS lactose/cellobiose transporter subunit IIA has protein sequence MDMESTVMELIINAGEARSYAMQALYAAKKGNWAEVDTQLTESSAASKRAHDVQTMLIGLDEGCGKVPVNLVLVHAQDHIMTAMLAREMIEELIDIHRQLQTKA, from the coding sequence ATGGACATGGAATCAACAGTAATGGAGCTGATTATTAACGCGGGTGAAGCACGCAGCTATGCGATGCAGGCGTTATATGCAGCTAAAAAAGGCAATTGGGCAGAAGTAGATACCCAATTAACTGAGTCATCTGCCGCATCAAAGCGTGCTCATGATGTTCAGACAATGCTCATTGGTTTGGATGAAGGTTGTGGCAAAGTGCCGGTTAATCTCGTTTTAGTACATGCTCAAGACCATATTATGACGGCCATGTTGGCCCGGGAAATGATTGAAGAGCTAATTGATATTCATCGTCAATTACAAACAAAAGCTTAA
- a CDS encoding LysR family transcriptional regulator, protein MLPKSTLEQWFILQTVIEKDGFAQAAQVLNRSQSSVSYALHTLQERLGVPLLRMTGRKATLTESGQVMLAQAKPLIDAFLQLESRAQSLRQGIKPTLNLVVDVVFPKEFLFKALRLFQDKFPETRVHLTEIIRTESEKQLTERDADLYITPLPAGLAISGQFLLNVDFIAVAQQTHALHASTQQLSTAQLSCYPLISIADQQSQRLEKKKITANSDWTFTTIEAAVAAIQHGVGYGWLPLHYIQPLLERGELIPIHVEQQIRPTSLYMVWGDDQQFDKTVSEFAAILQGTIHGA, encoded by the coding sequence ATGTTACCGAAATCGACGCTAGAACAGTGGTTCATCTTACAAACCGTCATAGAAAAAGATGGTTTTGCACAAGCTGCGCAGGTTCTGAACCGAAGTCAGTCATCGGTCAGCTATGCACTCCATACGTTGCAAGAACGGTTAGGCGTTCCGTTGTTACGGATGACCGGCAGAAAAGCAACACTGACAGAATCGGGGCAAGTAATGCTGGCTCAAGCCAAGCCTTTGATTGATGCGTTTTTACAGTTGGAATCCCGAGCGCAGAGTTTACGGCAAGGGATAAAACCAACGCTTAACTTAGTCGTTGATGTAGTCTTCCCTAAAGAGTTTTTATTTAAAGCGCTGCGGTTATTTCAAGATAAATTCCCCGAAACGCGCGTGCATTTAACCGAAATAATACGCACCGAAAGTGAAAAACAGCTAACAGAACGAGACGCCGATTTATACATTACCCCCTTGCCCGCCGGTTTAGCGATCAGTGGGCAATTTTTGCTGAACGTGGATTTTATTGCTGTTGCACAGCAGACCCATGCTTTACATGCGTCAACACAACAATTGTCTACTGCACAGCTTTCTTGCTACCCCCTGATTTCGATAGCAGATCAACAGTCTCAGCGATTGGAAAAGAAAAAGATCACCGCCAATTCCGATTGGACGTTTACAACCATTGAAGCCGCGGTCGCAGCCATCCAACATGGCGTTGGTTATGGTTGGCTGCCGTTACACTATATTCAGCCGTTGCTTGAACGTGGAGAGTTAATACCCATTCATGTAGAGCAACAGATCAGGCCAACATCGCTCTATATGGTGTGGGGTGATGATCAGCAGTTTGATAAGACCGTATCGGAATTTGCCGCGATCTTACAAGGCACAATTCATGGCGCGTGA